One region of Cinclus cinclus chromosome 1, bCinCin1.1, whole genome shotgun sequence genomic DNA includes:
- the FH gene encoding fumarate hydratase, mitochondrial encodes MHRSLRACRRLGRSAGLLLSRPPPPATPGRWIPAPPRAAMSSQEAFRIEYDTFGELKVPSDKYYGAQTVRSTMNFKIGGVSERMPVQVIRAFGILKRAAAEVNQDYGLDPKIAKAIVQAANEVAEGKLNDHFPLVVWQTGSGTQTNMNVNEVISNRAIEIMGGTLGSKKPVHPNDHVNKSQSSNDTFPTAMHIAAAQEVNEVLLPGLKKLQNALEGKSKEFSQIIKIGRTHTQDAVPLTLGQEFSGYVQQIKYGVARIESTMPRVYQLAAGGTAVGTGLNTRIGFAEKVAAKVAELTGLPFVTAPNKFEALAAHDALVELSGAMNTVACSLMKIANDIRFLGSGPRSGLGELILPENEPGSSIMPGKVNPTQCEAVTMVAAQVMGNHVAVTVGGSNGHFELNVFKPMMIKNVLNSARLLGDVCVSFTDNCVVGIQANTDRINKLMNESLMLVTALNPHIGYDKAAKIAKTAHKEGTTLKEAAIKLGFLTSDQFDQWVKPKDMLGPQ; translated from the exons ATGCACCGCTCACTCCGCGCCTGCCGCCGCCTCGGCCGCTCCGCCGGTCTCCTCCTCTCCCGCCCGCCGCCTCCCGCCACCCCCGGCCGCTGGATCCCGgcgccgccccgcgccgccaTG tcTTCTCAAGAGGCTTTCAGGATAGAATATGATACCTTTGGTGAACTGAAGGTCCCAAGTGACAAATACTATGGTGCCCAAACTGTGCGATCTACAATGAACTTCAAGATTGGAGGTGTTTCAGAAAGGATGCCA GTCCAAGTCATAAGGGCTTTTGGCATCTTGaagagagcagctgctgaagtaAATCAAGACTATGGTCTCGACCCAAAGATTGCTAAAGCTATTGTACAGGCAGCAAATGAG gtagctgaaggaaaattaaatgatCACTTCCCTTTGGTGGTGTGGCAGACTGGGTCTGGAACTCAAACCAATATGAATGTCAATGAAGTAATCAGCAACAGAGCTATTGAGATAATGGGAGGCACACTGGGAAGCAAAAAGCCAGTGCATCCAAATGATCATGTTAACAAAAGCCAG AGTTCAAATGACACTTTCCCAACAGCAATGCATattgctgctgcccaggaggttAATGAGGTCTTGTTACCTGGACTGAAGAAGCTACAGAATGCACTCGAAGGGAAATCCAAAGAGTTTTCCCAAATCATAAAAATAGGGCGCACTCATACGCAAGATGCTGTTCCACTTACACTTGGGcag GAATTCAGTGGCTATGTGCAACAAATTAAATACGGTGTGGCTAGGATTGAATCCACCATGCCCCGGGTGTATCAGCTGGCAGCTGGTGGGACTGCAGTTGGCACAGGATTGAACACAAGAATTGGCTTTGCTGAGAAAGTTGCTGCTAAAGTGGCTGAACTGACGG GTTTGCCTTTTGTCACTGCTCCAAATAAGTTTGAAGCTCTTGCAGCTCATGATGCTTTAGTGGAGCTCAGTGGGGCCATGAACACAGTGGCATGCAGTCTGATGAAAATAGCTAATGACATTCGCTTCCTGGGCTCTGGACCAcgctctgggctgggagagctcaTTCTGCCCGAAAATGAACCTGGGAGCAGCATCATGCCAG GAAAAGTGAACCCTACCCAGTGTGAAGCTGTGACCATGGTGGCAGCCCAGGTTATGGGAAATCATGTTGCGGTTACTGTAGGAGGAAGCAATGGACACTTTGAACTGAACGTCTTTAAGCCCATGATG attaaaaatgttttaaactcTGCAAGACTTCTAGGAGATGTGTGTGTTTCTTTCACTGACAACTGTGTAGTTGGAATCCAAGCCAATACAGATAGGATCAACAAACTGATGAATGAATCACTGATGTTGGTAACAGCACTGAACCCACATATAG GATATGATAAAGCAGCCAAGATTGCCAAAACAGCGCACAAAGAGGGGACAACGTTAAAAGAAGCTGCTATAAAGCTGGGATTCCTTACATCAGACCAGTTTGATCAGTGGGTGAAGCCTAAGGATATGTTAGGTCCTCAGTaa